A single window of Nicotiana sylvestris chromosome 3, ASM39365v2, whole genome shotgun sequence DNA harbors:
- the LOC104212973 gene encoding uncharacterized protein At1g28695-like — protein sequence MDLKNTNLKNLINEYYHYIVYTLVTLVLLSMLLLSSSGNYSSNFALFPMRNSVCQPSKTFNMKIYGDKLEEALAGAATKDKTVIIAIVNKAYVEGDKPMLDIFLDGFWLGKSTAKLIKHLLIVAMDQTSYRRCKFLGLHCYKLQTEGVDFVGEKLYMSEDFIKMMWRRTRFLGDVLKRGYNFIFTDTDVLWLRNPFPKLSHNKTIDLQMSTDNFNGNQWSEANLINTGFYMIRSNNKTIALFDAWYAKKDNSTGLKEQDVLQNLMHGGEFRKLGLKVRFLDTVYFSGFCQNSKDVRAVVTVHSNCCRRISAKMADLIAVIHDWKRFMSSPANETSKFQWTPHDHCRNSWKN from the exons ATGGATTTGAAGAATACGAATTTAAAAAAtctcatcaatgaatactatcattATATTGTGTATACACTTGTAACTTTAGTTTTATTATCTATGCTCCTCTTAAGCTCTTCCGGTAATTACAGCAGTAATTTTGCTTTATTTCCTATGCGAAACTCCGTTTGTCAACCTTCAAAAACA TTTAACATGAAAATATATGGAGATAAGCTAGAAGAAGCATTAGCGGGAGCTGCGACGAAGGACAAGACGGTAATTATTGCAATTGTAAATAAAGCATATGTGGAGGGAGATAAGCCGATGCTGGATATTTTTTTGGATGGTTTTTGGCTCGGAAAAAGCACTgcgaaattaatcaaacacttgtTGATCGTTGCGATGGATCAAACGTCGTATAGAAGGTGTAAGTTTTTGGGGCTCCATTGCTACAAGCTCCAAACGGAGGGTGTTGATTTCGTCGGAGAGAAATTGTATATGTCTGAAGATTTTATAAAGATGATGTGGCGAAGAACCCGGTTCTTAGGCGACGTTTTAAAACGTGGTTATAACTTCATATTCACG GACACTGATGTGTTATGGCTAAGAAATCCATTCCCAAAGTTGAGCCACAACAAAACCATAGACTTGCAGATGAGTACAGACAATTTCAACGGCAACCAATGGTCCGAGGCCAATCTCATTAACACAGGCTTTTACATGATCAGATCAAACAACAAAACCATAGCATTGTTTGATGCGTGGTACGCGAAGAAAGACAATTCTACTGGATTAAAAGAACAAGACGTTCTGCAAAACCTAATGCACGGAGGAGAATTTCGAAAGTTAGGGCTTAAAGTGAGGTTCTTAGACACTGTTTATTTCAGTGGGTTTTGCCAAAACAGTAAGGATGTTAGAGCCGTAGTGACTGTTCACTCCAACTGTTGCAGAAGAATTAGTGCTAAAATGGCTGATTTGATAGCAGTGATtcatgattggaagaggtttatGAGCTCCCCTGCCAATGAAACATCCAAGTTTCAGTGGACGCCTCATGATCACTGTCGCAACTCGTGGAAAAATTAA